From a single Deinococcus humi genomic region:
- the lysA gene encoding diaminopimelate decarboxylase: MTIPTAALHDAAEHFGTPLYVYDSAELDAALARVRFAFGTARVYYAMKANPNLSLLRRLNAAGVGFECVSSGELARAEAVGASGRQILVNGPAKSGAEYATGGRLGATFVVDREEEVGLLPPQSRALVRVNPALAVSTHDHLATGAVDSKFGVTLEQAPRVLDALRTAGHTPLGLHVHIGSAIRDADDFTAAFGRLSELREQTGPLAVLDAGGGWGLDADLGGIAREAWAAASAFGAELWVEPGRYLVARAGTLLTRVVGTKRTGRNFCLVDAGMTELLRPMLYGAVHPVTPLWDGLEMESWDIAGPACESGDLLARSVSLPQPTPGGLLAVGEAGAYGAAMSSGYLTRSRPAEVLWDGAAWTLIRRRETPQDVWAAEEGVHLSVHQSV; the protein is encoded by the coding sequence TCGGAACGGCGCGGGTGTACTACGCCATGAAAGCCAATCCCAACCTTAGCCTGCTGCGCCGGCTGAATGCGGCTGGCGTGGGCTTCGAGTGCGTCAGTTCCGGTGAACTGGCCCGCGCCGAGGCGGTGGGCGCCTCTGGCAGGCAGATCCTGGTCAACGGCCCTGCCAAATCGGGTGCCGAGTACGCAACTGGGGGGCGTCTGGGAGCAACGTTCGTCGTGGACCGCGAGGAAGAGGTGGGCCTGCTGCCGCCCCAGTCGCGCGCGCTGGTGCGGGTCAACCCGGCGCTGGCCGTCAGCACGCACGATCATCTGGCGACGGGCGCGGTGGACAGCAAGTTCGGGGTGACGCTGGAACAGGCTCCGCGTGTGCTGGACGCACTGCGGACGGCGGGGCACACCCCCCTGGGGCTGCATGTCCACATCGGCAGCGCCATCCGCGACGCCGACGACTTCACGGCAGCGTTTGGGCGTCTGTCCGAGCTGCGTGAGCAGACCGGGCCGCTGGCCGTGCTGGACGCGGGCGGCGGCTGGGGCCTGGACGCCGATCTGGGCGGCATCGCGCGTGAAGCGTGGGCGGCGGCGTCCGCGTTTGGCGCGGAGTTGTGGGTGGAGCCGGGACGCTATCTGGTGGCCCGCGCCGGAACGCTGCTGACCCGTGTGGTAGGGACCAAGCGAACCGGGCGCAACTTCTGCCTGGTGGACGCCGGCATGACCGAACTGCTGCGGCCCATGCTGTACGGCGCGGTTCACCCGGTCACGCCGCTGTGGGACGGTTTAGAGATGGAGTCGTGGGACATCGCCGGCCCGGCCTGCGAGAGTGGCGATCTGCTCGCCCGCAGCGTGTCGCTGCCCCAACCCACGCCCGGCGGACTCCTCGCCGTCGGCGAAGCAGGAGCCTACGGGGCGGCCATGAGCAGCGGGTACTTGACCCGCTCTCGCCCCGCCGAGGTGCTGTGGGACGGAGCGGCGTGGACCCTGATCCGCCGACGGGAAACCCCGCAGGACGTGTGGGCGGCGGAAGAGGGGGTTCACCTGTCCGTCCATCAGTCGGTTTAA
- a CDS encoding YciI family protein, which yields MSQPTLWIIESRYTKSGEELAAVTPRHREWLDQHYRSGVFLTSGRKLDNTGGVLVAHADSEEQLRALFKDDPFVQEGCSEYSYTPFTPVKRGRALELEGVPLVE from the coding sequence ATGTCGCAACCCACCCTGTGGATCATCGAAAGCCGCTACACCAAATCCGGCGAGGAACTGGCCGCCGTCACGCCCCGCCACCGCGAGTGGCTGGACCAGCATTACCGCTCCGGCGTTTTCCTGACCTCCGGGCGCAAGCTGGACAACACCGGCGGCGTGCTGGTGGCGCACGCCGACAGCGAGGAACAGTTGCGTGCCCTGTTCAAGGATGATCCCTTCGTACAGGAAGGATGCTCGGAGTACAGCTACACACCGTTCACACCCGTCAAACGCGGGCGGGCGCTGGAACTTGAAGGTGTGCCTCTGGTGGAGTGA
- a CDS encoding DUF1345 domain-containing protein, with the protein MTATRHPPAVARLLVGAVVGGAVSLLTPTAWPWEARVLVGWVMFCLSVLLWLRTLLWTASPQRTRALALREDDTRALADGLTLAASLVSLVGVIFALHQAGVEKGLASVALTVLAVLTVTASWLLVHAEYALHYARLYYNDGGGVVFPRGPDDSVPDPDYRDFAYLSFTIGMTFQVSDTDINTRAFRRLLLGHALLSYLFGAVIVAVTINGVAGLIG; encoded by the coding sequence ATGACCGCCACCCGCCACCCGCCCGCCGTGGCCCGACTGCTGGTGGGGGCCGTGGTGGGCGGTGCGGTGAGCCTGCTGACCCCCACGGCTTGGCCCTGGGAGGCACGGGTACTGGTGGGCTGGGTGATGTTCTGCCTGAGCGTGCTGTTGTGGCTGCGGACGCTGTTGTGGACCGCCTCCCCCCAGCGGACCAGGGCGCTGGCCCTGCGGGAGGACGACACACGCGCCCTGGCAGACGGCCTGACCCTGGCCGCCTCGCTGGTCAGCCTGGTGGGCGTAATCTTTGCGCTGCATCAGGCGGGGGTGGAGAAGGGACTGGCCTCGGTGGCGCTGACCGTGCTGGCGGTGCTGACCGTGACCGCCTCCTGGCTACTGGTCCATGCCGAGTACGCCCTGCACTACGCCCGGCTGTACTACAACGACGGCGGCGGCGTGGTCTTCCCCAGAGGACCGGACGACAGCGTCCCGGACCCCGACTACCGTGACTTTGCCTACCTCTCCTTCACCATCGGCATGACTTTTCAGGTCAGCGACACGGACATCAATACGCGGGCCTTTCGCCGCCTGCTGCTGGGTCACGCACTCTTGTCCTACCTGTTCGGCGCGGTGATCGTGGCCGTGACCATCAATGGCGTGGCCGGATTGATCGGGTAG
- a CDS encoding TIGR00282 family metallophosphoesterase yields MIKVLFVGDVFGQPGRRMLGATLPDLRRDVDFAVVNMENAAGGFGMHREAAEGALRAGADCMTLGNHAWHHRDVFKLMQDPENYPIVRPLNYADPQTPGVGWRTFEVQTRGGRSERLTVVNLLGRVFMDQVSNPFTAIDTLLERDDLGHVFVDFHAEASSEKAGLAWHLDGRVAAVVGTHTHVPTADSRILPQGTAFQTDAGFTGPHDSIIGSAPEGPVARFVTERPHRYAVAEGRAELNAVYVQIEAGRAVSIERYRAIEEGHEEDGL; encoded by the coding sequence ATGATCAAGGTGCTGTTTGTGGGGGACGTGTTCGGCCAGCCGGGTCGCCGGATGCTGGGGGCAACCTTGCCCGACTTGCGCCGGGACGTGGATTTCGCCGTCGTGAACATGGAAAACGCCGCCGGGGGCTTCGGCATGCACCGCGAGGCGGCGGAAGGGGCGCTGCGGGCAGGAGCCGACTGCATGACGCTGGGCAACCACGCCTGGCACCACCGCGACGTCTTCAAGCTGATGCAGGACCCGGAAAACTACCCCATCGTGCGCCCACTGAATTACGCCGACCCCCAGACGCCCGGCGTCGGCTGGCGCACTTTCGAGGTGCAGACCAGGGGCGGGCGGAGCGAACGTCTGACGGTGGTCAATCTGCTGGGCCGGGTCTTCATGGATCAGGTCTCCAATCCGTTCACCGCCATTGACACCCTGCTGGAGCGCGACGATCTGGGCCACGTCTTCGTGGACTTCCATGCCGAGGCCAGCAGCGAGAAGGCGGGGCTGGCGTGGCATCTCGACGGGCGGGTGGCTGCCGTGGTCGGCACGCATACGCATGTGCCCACCGCCGACTCGCGCATCCTGCCGCAGGGCACGGCCTTTCAGACCGACGCCGGATTTACCGGCCCACACGACAGCATTATCGGTTCGGCCCCCGAAGGTCCGGTGGCCCGTTTCGTGACCGAGCGCCCCCACCGGTACGCGGTGGCCGAGGGCCGGGCCGAGCTGAATGCTGTGTATGTCCAGATAGAGGCGGGACGGGCCGTGTCCATAGAACGCTACCGTGCCATCGAGGAAGGGCATGAAGAGGACGGGCTGTAA
- a CDS encoding 3-hydroxyacyl-CoA dehydrogenase family protein, translating into MKFGVIGAGQMGGGIAQVAAQSGFDVVVQDVQQEYLDRGRSVIEKSLAKLHEKGRLDATPDEVLGRIRFTTDLQDFADCDLVVEAIVENQSIKNALFEQLGGIVKPSGILASNTSSIPITALASASGRPERFIGMHFMNPVPLMALVEVIRGYATSDETAQFVTETAERMGKTPLTCNDFPGFVSNRILMPMLNEAIQCVMEGVAEPQAIDGIMKLGMNHPMGPLTLADFIGLDTCLSIMEVLHAGLGDDKYRPSPLLRKMVQAGLLGRKSGEGFYKY; encoded by the coding sequence ATGAAATTCGGAGTCATTGGAGCAGGACAGATGGGCGGCGGCATCGCGCAGGTCGCCGCGCAGAGTGGATTTGATGTCGTGGTGCAGGACGTGCAGCAGGAGTATCTGGACCGGGGCCGGAGCGTGATTGAGAAGAGCCTCGCCAAACTGCATGAGAAGGGAAGACTGGACGCCACACCGGACGAAGTGCTGGGCCGCATCAGATTCACCACAGACTTGCAGGACTTTGCCGACTGCGATCTGGTCGTGGAAGCGATTGTCGAGAATCAGTCAATCAAGAATGCCCTGTTCGAGCAACTGGGCGGGATTGTCAAGCCTTCAGGCATCCTCGCCAGCAACACCAGTTCTATCCCGATCACAGCGCTGGCCTCGGCTTCGGGCCGCCCGGAGCGGTTTATCGGGATGCACTTCATGAATCCCGTGCCGCTGATGGCCCTGGTAGAAGTAATTCGCGGCTACGCCACCAGCGATGAGACCGCACAGTTCGTGACCGAGACCGCCGAGCGGATGGGCAAGACGCCGCTGACCTGCAACGACTTTCCCGGCTTTGTGTCCAACCGGATCCTGATGCCCATGCTGAACGAGGCCATCCAGTGCGTCATGGAAGGCGTGGCCGAGCCACAAGCGATTGACGGCATCATGAAACTGGGCATGAACCACCCGATGGGGCCACTGACGCTCGCGGATTTCATAGGCCTGGACACCTGTCTGAGCATCATGGAAGTGCTGCACGCTGGGCTGGGCGACGACAAGTACCGCCCCTCACCCCTCCTGCGCAAGATGGTGCAGGCCGGACTGCTGGGCCGCAAGAGCGGGGAAGGCTTCTATAAGTATTGA
- a CDS encoding thiolase family protein codes for MSKAVIVAASRTPTGKFLGALSDVSAVELGSVTLAETLRRSGVPAELIEEVIMGQVVQAGSGQNPARHAALKAGLSNEVGALTINKVCGSGLKAVILAAQSIRAGDQSAVLAGGMESMSNAPYLLPGARKGYRLGHAQVLDANTHDGLWCSINDEGMGLTGERVADKYGISREAQDAFATRSHQRAIAAQGAGRFKDEIVPVTVTGRKGDTVVDTDEGPRSDTNPETLARLKPAFKKDGSVTAGNAPGLNDAAASLLIMSEEAAAAHGLTPLAEIVDYATGGLAPEWVMMTPVPATNKLLQKLGWSADDVDLWELNEAFSVQSLAVMNELGLNPDRVNINGGAVALGHPIGASGARILVTLLHAMKQQDKETGVATLCMGGGNGLALAVRRVG; via the coding sequence ATGAGCAAAGCAGTGATCGTGGCGGCGTCGCGCACGCCGACGGGGAAGTTTTTGGGGGCGCTGTCGGACGTGAGTGCCGTGGAGCTGGGCAGCGTCACGCTGGCCGAGACCCTGAGACGTTCGGGCGTCCCGGCGGAGTTGATCGAGGAGGTCATCATGGGCCAGGTTGTGCAGGCCGGTTCGGGGCAGAACCCGGCGCGCCACGCGGCCCTCAAAGCGGGACTGAGCAATGAGGTGGGCGCGCTGACCATCAACAAGGTCTGCGGCAGCGGCCTGAAAGCCGTGATCCTGGCCGCCCAGAGCATTCGCGCGGGTGATCAGAGCGCGGTGCTGGCGGGCGGCATGGAAAGTATGAGCAACGCACCCTATCTGCTGCCGGGAGCCAGAAAAGGCTACCGCCTGGGTCACGCGCAGGTGCTGGACGCCAACACCCACGATGGACTCTGGTGCAGCATCAACGACGAGGGCATGGGGCTGACCGGCGAGCGCGTGGCCGACAAATACGGGATTTCCCGCGAGGCTCAGGACGCCTTCGCCACCCGCAGTCACCAGCGCGCGATCGCCGCCCAGGGGGCGGGTCGCTTCAAGGACGAGATTGTGCCCGTAACGGTCACGGGCCGCAAGGGCGACACCGTGGTGGACACCGACGAGGGGCCACGCTCCGACACCAATCCGGAGACGCTGGCCCGTTTGAAACCCGCTTTCAAGAAAGACGGCTCTGTGACGGCGGGCAACGCGCCGGGCCTGAACGATGCCGCCGCCAGCCTGCTGATCATGTCGGAGGAGGCAGCAGCCGCACACGGCCTGACTCCCCTGGCCGAGATCGTGGACTACGCGACGGGCGGTCTGGCCCCCGAGTGGGTCATGATGACGCCCGTGCCGGCCACCAACAAGCTGTTGCAGAAGCTGGGCTGGAGTGCCGACGACGTGGACTTGTGGGAACTGAACGAGGCCTTCAGCGTGCAGAGTCTCGCCGTCATGAACGAGCTGGGTCTGAACCCTGACAGGGTGAACATCAACGGCGGGGCGGTGGCGCTGGGCCATCCGATTGGTGCTTCCGGCGCGCGGATTCTGGTCACGTTGTTGCACGCCATGAAGCAGCAGGACAAGGAGACCGGCGTCGCCACGCTGTGCATGGGCGGGGGCAACGGGCTGGCACTGGCCGTCAGGCGGGTAGGTTAG
- a CDS encoding phosphoenolpyruvate carboxylase — protein MGIKSDVNLLGRTLGQILKEQEGEAFFDLVERTRSLVREVRAGGDDAELRGMLAGLSGEDAGRLARAFTWYFQLVNLAEEYERVRVLRASTGVRPQSLESALTELRAQGLSAAEVETLIERLDLGLTFTAHPTEMRRRTIRQHLEAVARDLPRLDDPEAQERVAAHVEAMWSTPELRHLKPTVRDEVKGGLNYMGAIAGALPELQRDLERAFVSVYGQESRARLPLSFSSWMGGDRDGNPFVTPEATRETLALHRERARELLLVSLKQAYADLSQEEEGRDAYRTELRALHNAVRDGERVELLPRLEALDSRLREDGQFRTADQLLKGLLTVARVFGQHLVSLDVREHSGQTGAAMAGLLAQAGVETDYLSLSEEDRQTLLSRELRSRRPLWPAGEALTDNLETVIGPIREVRDAIAHSGPRAFGRYIISMAESVSDVLEPLLLAREVGLRVLTVPLFETLDDLQRAPRIMTDLLGVPEYRAILAGDVQEIMLGYSDSNKDAGFLAANWALHEAQRKISAVCREAGVRWRFFHGRGTSIGRGGGPASRAILGQPAGTIDAGLRITEQGEALADKYSHPVLARRNLEQALYGLLLSAARPADLLTEEWTTAMDRAAAASAAAYRALVHDDSFLPFFEAATPIHEIARLNIASRPVRRPGAPTLTNLRAIPWVMSWTQIRSNLPGWYGLREGLGSIGAGAARELYAQWPFFRTVLDNAQMSLAKSDPLIFEEYLRLLGPHPLAEHLQTAFRETVELVEAVVGAELLANEPRLRESISLRNPYIDPIHRIQVELLRRARAEDGGLDTFERPLMLSLQGIAAGVRNTG, from the coding sequence ATGGGCATCAAAAGCGACGTGAATCTGCTGGGCCGCACCCTGGGTCAGATTCTCAAGGAACAGGAAGGCGAGGCGTTCTTTGACCTCGTGGAGCGCACGCGGTCGCTGGTGCGCGAGGTGCGCGCCGGGGGCGACGACGCCGAGTTGCGCGGCATGCTGGCCGGACTGTCCGGTGAAGACGCTGGCCGGCTGGCGCGGGCATTCACCTGGTATTTCCAACTGGTCAACCTCGCCGAGGAATACGAGCGGGTTCGGGTGTTGCGGGCCAGCACTGGCGTGCGCCCCCAGAGCCTGGAAAGCGCGCTGACAGAGTTAAGGGCACAGGGCCTGAGCGCGGCCGAGGTGGAAACGCTGATCGAGCGGCTGGATCTGGGCCTGACCTTCACCGCCCACCCCACCGAGATGCGCCGCCGCACCATCCGCCAGCACCTGGAAGCTGTGGCGCGCGATCTGCCGCGGCTGGACGATCCGGAGGCGCAGGAACGGGTTGCGGCGCACGTGGAAGCCATGTGGTCCACCCCCGAGCTGCGTCACCTGAAACCCACCGTACGGGACGAGGTCAAGGGCGGCCTGAACTACATGGGGGCGATTGCTGGTGCGTTGCCGGAATTGCAGCGCGATCTGGAACGCGCCTTCGTGAGCGTGTACGGCCAGGAATCGCGGGCCAGGCTGCCCCTGAGTTTCTCGTCGTGGATGGGCGGGGACCGCGACGGCAACCCCTTCGTGACGCCCGAGGCCACCCGTGAGACGCTGGCCCTGCACCGCGAGCGGGCACGTGAACTGCTGCTGGTCAGCCTGAAGCAGGCCTACGCTGACCTGTCGCAGGAAGAAGAAGGCCGCGACGCCTACCGCACCGAACTGCGCGCCCTGCACAACGCCGTACGTGATGGCGAGCGGGTGGAGTTGCTGCCGCGCCTGGAAGCCCTGGACAGCCGCCTGCGGGAGGACGGCCAGTTCCGCACTGCCGATCAGCTTCTCAAAGGGTTGCTGACCGTGGCGCGGGTCTTCGGACAGCATCTGGTCAGCCTGGACGTGCGCGAACATTCCGGGCAGACGGGCGCGGCGATGGCGGGCCTGCTGGCCCAGGCGGGTGTGGAGACGGATTACCTGAGCCTGTCCGAGGAGGACCGTCAGACGCTGCTGTCACGCGAACTGCGCTCGCGCCGTCCACTGTGGCCCGCTGGAGAAGCGCTGACCGACAACCTGGAAACGGTGATCGGTCCCATCCGTGAGGTGCGGGACGCAATTGCCCACAGCGGGCCGCGCGCTTTCGGGCGTTACATCATCAGCATGGCCGAGAGCGTCAGCGACGTGCTGGAGCCGCTGCTGCTGGCCCGCGAGGTGGGCCTTCGCGTGCTGACCGTGCCGCTGTTCGAGACTCTCGACGATCTGCAACGTGCTCCCCGGATCATGACCGATCTGCTGGGCGTGCCCGAATACCGCGCCATTCTGGCCGGGGACGTGCAGGAGATCATGCTGGGCTACAGCGACAGCAACAAGGACGCCGGATTTCTGGCCGCCAACTGGGCGCTGCACGAGGCGCAGCGGAAGATCAGCGCCGTCTGCCGGGAGGCGGGAGTGCGCTGGCGTTTCTTTCATGGACGCGGCACCAGCATCGGGCGGGGAGGCGGACCAGCCTCACGCGCGATTCTGGGCCAGCCTGCCGGAACGATCGACGCGGGGCTGCGGATCACCGAGCAGGGTGAGGCGCTGGCCGACAAGTACAGCCATCCTGTCCTGGCCCGGCGCAATCTGGAACAGGCGCTGTACGGCCTGTTGCTGTCCGCCGCACGCCCGGCAGATTTATTGACGGAAGAATGGACGACGGCGATGGACCGGGCTGCCGCGGCCAGCGCCGCCGCCTACCGCGCGCTGGTGCATGACGATAGCTTCCTGCCCTTTTTCGAGGCGGCCACGCCCATCCACGAGATCGCCCGCCTGAACATCGCCTCGCGCCCGGTGCGGCGGCCCGGCGCACCCACGCTGACCAATCTGCGCGCCATTCCCTGGGTGATGAGCTGGACGCAGATTCGCTCCAACCTGCCCGGCTGGTACGGGCTGCGCGAGGGGCTGGGGAGCATCGGCGCGGGGGCGGCGCGTGAGCTGTACGCGCAGTGGCCGTTTTTCCGCACGGTGCTCGACAACGCGCAGATGAGCCTGGCCAAGAGTGACCCGCTGATCTTCGAGGAATACCTGCGCCTGCTGGGACCCCACCCGCTGGCCGAGCACCTCCAGACCGCCTTCCGCGAGACCGTGGAACTGGTAGAGGCCGTGGTGGGCGCAGAGTTGCTGGCGAACGAGCCCAGGTTGCGCGAGAGCATCAGCCTGCGCAACCCATACATCGATCCCATCCACCGCATTCAGGTGGAGCTGCTACGCCGTGCCCGCGCTGAGGACGGTGGCCTGGACACCTTCGAGCGCCCGCTGATGCTGAGCCTGCAGGGCATCGCGGCGGGAGTACGGAACACCGGCTGA
- a CDS encoding shikimate dehydrogenase, protein MQASDTPLALIGYPASAARALRELGLVALATPTEQLKEVMEACMTLGFSGALIHRGQEARAHDAAQTDATARRVGRVDAVAFTAGAHGTFALADALGDTLEASGYAARGASALLLGTDMHDLALALPLTRMGFSAVGVAAANTPDAERAARDFPAGVRAFPVSRQDSALEGLAERADLLVLTSGHFPAGLAQPYHTIIDLTGQLQIAPGGATLLDLTELHTRRLARQLAHATGQRFHAQELRGAVAALA, encoded by the coding sequence ATGCAAGCGTCTGACACGCCCCTCGCCCTGATCGGCTACCCCGCCTCCGCCGCCCGTGCCCTGCGGGAGCTGGGGCTGGTGGCCCTCGCCACGCCCACCGAACAGCTCAAAGAAGTGATGGAGGCCTGCATGACCTTGGGGTTCAGCGGCGCGCTGATCCACCGTGGCCAGGAGGCCCGCGCCCACGATGCCGCCCAGACCGACGCCACCGCCCGCCGGGTGGGCCGGGTAGACGCGGTGGCTTTCACAGCCGGGGCGCACGGCACCTTTGCGTTGGCCGACGCGCTGGGCGATACGCTGGAGGCCAGCGGTTACGCCGCGCGCGGGGCCAGCGCCCTGCTTCTGGGCACCGACATGCATGATCTGGCGCTGGCCCTCCCCCTGACCCGCATGGGCTTCTCGGCGGTGGGCGTGGCGGCGGCCAACACCCCGGATGCCGAGCGGGCCGCCCGTGACTTTCCAGCGGGTGTGCGCGCTTTCCCGGTCAGCCGTCAGGATTCCGCGCTGGAGGGGCTGGCCGAGCGTGCCGATCTGCTGGTGCTGACCAGCGGCCATTTTCCGGCGGGCCTGGCCCAGCCGTACCACACGATCATTGACCTGACGGGTCAGCTACAGATCGCTCCGGGCGGGGCCACGCTGCTGGACCTGACCGAATTGCACACCCGCCGCCTGGCCCGTCAGCTGGCCCACGCCACCGGTCAGCGCTTCCATGCCCAGGAACTGAGGGGCGCGGTGGCCGCGCTGGCATAA
- a CDS encoding DMT family transporter, whose translation MSGVTLGLLAALAWGFADYLAQPASRRMGAMRASFAAQGFGVAALLAYLLLSGQHLFPTDAVAWVWALGASTLMTAGGLAFYQSLGLGQLAVVAPIMGSYGAVTTALAWLSGERLSLLTGLSLLGVLVSVVLVSLPQKTEGFESTPAQLRGAWWAICSAVTLGTCFFVIGYGLTPRVGGVQATWILRLCTLVLTFVTLRIWQGRRTGMRPADGPGALKYAGWSGLLSTGAILVTALGLGRGEDSVVTVLGSMSIVLTTLLALFLNRERLGAVQWAGVALACLSTALVGLR comes from the coding sequence ATGAGCGGCGTAACCCTCGGCCTGCTGGCAGCGCTGGCATGGGGTTTCGCGGATTATCTGGCGCAACCGGCGTCACGCAGGATGGGGGCCATGCGGGCGTCCTTCGCGGCGCAGGGCTTCGGCGTGGCGGCGCTTCTGGCGTATCTGCTGCTCAGCGGCCAGCATCTCTTTCCCACTGACGCCGTGGCGTGGGTCTGGGCCCTGGGCGCGTCCACGCTGATGACGGCGGGCGGCCTGGCCTTCTACCAGTCGCTGGGGCTGGGGCAACTGGCGGTGGTGGCCCCGATCATGGGCAGCTACGGCGCCGTGACCACCGCGCTGGCGTGGCTGAGCGGCGAGAGGCTGAGTCTGCTGACCGGCCTGAGCCTGCTGGGCGTCCTGGTGTCGGTGGTGCTGGTGTCGCTGCCGCAAAAAACAGAAGGGTTCGAGTCCACCCCGGCGCAGCTCCGGGGCGCGTGGTGGGCCATCTGCTCCGCCGTCACCCTGGGCACATGTTTCTTCGTCATCGGCTACGGCCTGACGCCCCGCGTGGGCGGCGTGCAGGCGACGTGGATCCTGCGGCTGTGTACCCTCGTCCTGACCTTCGTGACGCTGAGGATATGGCAGGGACGCCGCACCGGCATGCGCCCCGCCGATGGACCAGGGGCGCTGAAATACGCCGGATGGTCCGGGCTGCTCTCCACCGGGGCCATCCTTGTGACTGCCCTGGGCCTGGGACGCGGCGAGGACAGCGTCGTGACCGTGCTGGGCAGCATGTCCATCGTCCTGACGACCCTGCTGGCCCTGTTCCTGAACCGTGAGCGCCTGGGCGCCGTGCAGTGGGCCGGCGTGGCGCTGGCCTGCCTGAGCACGGCGCTGGTGGGATTGAGGTAG
- a CDS encoding tryptophan-rich sensory protein, which produces MTGIARQVTLVLATVLTLVMNYLSNALPLFGNTNGQISDALPNAFTPAGLTFAVWGPIFLGLAVFAFYQALPAQRSPRFDRLFWPFLLGNLLNVAWLFAFQSLNFGPSVVIMLLLLVSLIWLYLTVRGLHPLSGEFWALQVPASLYLAWISVATIANITAFLVSQGITGGALGIGAQLWSALLVVVAGLLGTFFLLRYRDYAFAAVLLWAFLGVYLARPDTLLVVAGVIAGALLVVLAGLRALRQGRMAL; this is translated from the coding sequence ATGACCGGAATCGCGCGGCAGGTGACGCTGGTACTGGCGACGGTACTGACACTGGTGATGAATTACCTCAGCAACGCGCTGCCGCTGTTCGGCAACACCAACGGCCAGATCAGCGACGCGCTCCCCAACGCCTTCACGCCCGCTGGCCTGACCTTCGCGGTGTGGGGGCCCATCTTCCTGGGGCTGGCCGTCTTTGCGTTTTACCAGGCCCTGCCGGCCCAGCGCAGCCCGCGCTTTGACCGCCTGTTCTGGCCGTTCCTGCTGGGGAACCTGCTGAACGTGGCGTGGTTGTTTGCCTTCCAGAGCCTCAACTTTGGTCCCAGCGTGGTCATCATGTTGCTGTTGCTCGTCAGCCTGATCTGGCTGTACCTGACGGTGCGCGGCCTGCACCCGCTGAGCGGCGAGTTCTGGGCCCTGCAGGTTCCCGCCAGCCTTTATCTGGCCTGGATCAGCGTGGCGACGATAGCGAACATCACGGCTTTTCTGGTCAGCCAGGGGATCACAGGCGGCGCGCTGGGGATCGGGGCGCAGCTGTGGTCAGCGCTCCTGGTGGTGGTTGCGGGACTGCTGGGCACCTTCTTCTTACTGCGCTACCGCGACTATGCCTTTGCCGCGGTGCTGCTGTGGGCTTTTCTGGGGGTGTATCTGGCCCGTCCGGATACGCTGCTGGTGGTTGCGGGCGTTATCGCGGGTGCGCTGCTTGTTGTCCTGGCCGGATTGCGGGCCCTGCGCCAGGGCAGGATGGCCCTGTAA